A DNA window from Camelina sativa cultivar DH55 chromosome 17, Cs, whole genome shotgun sequence contains the following coding sequences:
- the LOC104755573 gene encoding protein DETOXIFICATION 31-like yields MEKDNDLTDPILSSTEELDPATQKALMDYLGVGSRASSLVSFSSTAVDIPPIANVGDFLREFRIESKKLWKLAGPAIFTSMSQYSLGAVTQVFAGHISTIALAAVSVENTVIAGFSFGIMLGMGSALETLCGQAFGAGKVSMLGVYLQRSWVILGVTALFLSLLYIFAAPILAFIGQTAAISAAAGIFSIYMIPQIFAYAVNFPTAKFLQSQSKIMVMAAIAGVVLVFHSFFTWLVMCRLDWGLPGLALVLNTSWWFIVVAQLVYLFNGTCGEAWSGFTWEAFHNLWGFVKLSLASAVMLCLEIWYFMALVLFAGYLKNAEVSVAALSICMNILGWAAMVSIGTNAAVSVRVSNELGASHPRTAKFSLVVAVILSTAIGMLIAAVLLFFRNEYPVLFVEDEVVRNVVRELTPMLAFCIVINNIQPVLSGVAVGAGWQAVVAYVNIACYYLFGVPFGLLLGFKLEYGVMGIWWGMMTGTFVQSVVLTWMICKTNWDKEAAMAEERIREWGGISEKENLLS; encoded by the exons ATGGAGAAAGACAATGACTTAACGGATCCAATCCTGTCGTCAACTGAAGAACTCGACCCGGCAACCCAGAAAGCATTGATGGATTATCTTGGAGTCGGGAGCAGAGCATCTTCTCTTGTCTCCTTCTCCTCTACTGCCGTCGATATCCCTCCGATCGCCAACGTCGGAGACTTTCTCAGAGAGTTTAGAATTGAGTCTAAGAAGCTATGGAAACTAGCTGGCCCTGCCATTTTCACATCGATGAGCCAATACTCTCTCGGAGCCGTCACTCAAGTCTTCGCCGGACATATTAGCACCATTGCTCTCGCCGCCGTTTCCGTCGAGAACACCGTCATCGCTGGCTTCTCCTTCGGTATCATG CTTGGAATGGGAAGTGCGTTAGAAACGCTATGCGGACAAGCGTTTGGAGCAGGGAAAGTATCAATGCTCGGTGTTTACTTACAACGCTCGTGGGTTATTCTAGGTGTAACCGCCCTCTTCCTTTCGCTACTCTATATCTTTGCGGCTCCAATCTTAGCCTTCATAGGCCAAACCGCTGCAATCTCGGCCGCGGCTGGAATTTTCTCCATCTACATGATCCCACAAATCTTCGCCTACGCAGTCAACTTCCCAACCGCAAAGTTTTTGCAATCGCAAAGCAAAATCATGGTCATGGCAGCAATCGCCGGTGTGGTTCTCGTTTTCCATAGTTTCTTCACGTGGCTAGTCATGTGTAGGCTCGACTGGGGACTTCCCGGTTTAGCTTTAGTGCTTAACACGTCGTGGTGGTTCATCGTTGTGGCACAACTTGTGTATCTCTTTAATGGTACGTGTGGAGAGGCTTGGTCTGGCTTTACGTGGGAGGCTTTTCATAATTTGTGGGGGTTTGTCAAATTGTCCTTGGCCTCTGCTGTCATGCTCTG TTTGGAGATTTGGTATTTTATGGCACTTGTATTGTTTGCTGGATATTTGAAGAATGCTGAAGTCTCCGTAGCTGCACTCTCCATATG CATGAACATTTTGGGATGGGCAGCTATGGTTTCAATTGGGACAAACGCAGCTGTAAG TGTGAGAGTGTCAAATGAGCTAGGAGCTAGCCACCCAAGAACGGCCAAGTTTTCTCTAGTTGTGGCGGTGATATTATCGACAGCGATTGGGATGTTAATAGCAGCCGTCCTACTCTTCTTCCGCAACGAGTATCCGGTTTTGTTTGTGGAAGATGAAGTAGTTAGAAATGTGGTTAGAGAACTCACGCCAATGCTTGCCTTCTGCATCGTCATAAACAATATTCAACCTGTCTTGTCtg GAGTGGCTGTGGGAGCGGGATGGCAAGCGGTTGTAGCATATGTGAACATAGCATGCTATTACTTGTTTGGAGTCCCATTTGGTCTATTGTTAGGATTTAAGCTTGAATATGGAGTAATG GGAATTTGGTGGGGGATGATGACCGGAACTTTTGTTCAATCCGTAGTCTTGACTTGGATGATCTGCAAAACCAATTGGGACAAAGAG GCTGCAATGGCAGAGGAAAGGATAAGAGAATGGGGTGGAATATCAGAGAAAGAGAATCTTTTGAGCTAA